The following coding sequences are from one Candidatus Cloacimonadota bacterium window:
- a CDS encoding efflux RND transporter permease subunit, whose amino-acid sequence MFLSDLSIKRPILVSMVLLVFIVFGALAYFVLPLNLMPDINLPFVIIQTVYPGAGPSEVETQVTKRIEDALATVSLVDYTQSYSMENASVVLVAFKTKKNVDIANQEVKDKVDAILRDLPEQVEKPVVMKLNMNTRPFMDIILSGKLDARELHELADTKLKDRFGQIPGVGEVTITGGAKRQIDVTLKDQVVYENRLSMTQLLQILAAQNLDMPAGNLKRGTQEYSVRLKGQYQGLDEIADADIPTAYGVKKLRDLADITDSSEEVRSRAIFHNMDDKVLQDNVVRISLTNASDGNVVDISKEVKKILPEIQADLPEGVSLDIVQDGSTFIRGTVEDTFVNIGLGILLTGLVLLLFLHDWRSTFIVALSMPIAIISTFVFLQVAGYSFNLLTLIGISVSVGILVTNSVVVIENIFRHKSLGLNNRDAAAKGASEIAVAVLASTLTNVVVFLPIASMSSLAGQFFREFALTVTFATMMSLLTAFTVTPMLAARILPEKPKPNRFGEKFDNIFNKFATWYRKFLGGVLSSKKRSRTIIFVTLGILVASLALIPVVGLEFIPEMDQGEMSITVELPQGYNIEQTAQTLTEIHKRLEKHKEIDHVITNLGSSGTMSTGTNLASSTIKLVDTKHRKLNSRQVADLVTRDLADIPNALIKVSAVSSGFGEATGLEFYLQGQDNARLEQLKHKVTALIKDTPGLINLDTSTRGGRADITIRPKRAEMAAVNATTYELALAVRGAIEGLVSTQYHEGDNQYDIKLSLEDESVDSPEKLENLSVTINWQPYPLSQLADITFEEGTNIITHRDRHKTVVFTADVAEGARMGDVMKSVNKRLDGLELPKGYGIIWGGNAEMMTDMISEMIKTLILAVLLTYMLLAAILENLLQPLLILGTVPLAIIGVILSLLITGQTFNLVSLMSIVMLVGIVVNNAILMLDHANGRRKEGADIREALMEAGEVKLKPIIMSTLAIAIGMLPMALGIGPAGLELRKSMGIVMIGGLIVSAFLTLVIIPAFYYLAIKQQKTKVEVVPDGNV is encoded by the coding sequence ATGTTTCTCTCAGATTTATCGATAAAACGACCCATCCTGGTGTCGATGGTGCTGTTGGTGTTCATCGTGTTCGGCGCTCTTGCCTATTTTGTTTTGCCGCTGAACCTGATGCCAGACATCAACTTACCCTTCGTTATCATCCAAACTGTGTATCCCGGGGCGGGACCTTCCGAGGTCGAAACCCAGGTCACAAAAAGGATTGAAGATGCCCTCGCCACCGTTAGCTTGGTGGATTACACCCAATCTTATTCGATGGAGAATGCCAGCGTGGTCCTGGTTGCTTTCAAAACCAAAAAGAACGTGGATATAGCCAACCAGGAAGTGAAAGACAAGGTGGATGCCATCCTGCGTGATTTGCCAGAACAGGTGGAAAAGCCTGTGGTGATGAAGCTTAATATGAATACCCGACCATTTATGGACATCATTTTGAGCGGAAAACTGGATGCGCGCGAGTTGCACGAACTGGCGGATACCAAACTGAAGGACCGCTTTGGCCAAATCCCCGGGGTGGGCGAAGTTACCATCACCGGTGGAGCAAAGCGACAGATTGATGTAACCCTCAAAGACCAAGTTGTTTATGAGAATAGGCTGTCCATGACGCAACTGCTTCAAATCTTGGCAGCCCAAAACCTGGATATGCCGGCGGGAAACCTCAAACGTGGAACCCAAGAATATTCTGTGCGCCTGAAAGGTCAATATCAGGGGCTGGATGAGATTGCGGACGCGGATATTCCCACGGCTTATGGAGTTAAAAAGCTGCGCGACCTGGCGGATATCACAGACAGTTCTGAAGAAGTGCGCTCCAGGGCCATCTTCCATAATATGGACGATAAGGTCTTGCAGGACAACGTGGTGCGCATTTCCTTGACCAACGCTTCAGATGGAAACGTGGTCGATATCTCCAAGGAAGTGAAAAAAATCCTGCCTGAGATCCAGGCCGATCTGCCCGAAGGGGTGAGCCTGGACATCGTGCAGGACGGCTCCACCTTCATCCGCGGCACCGTGGAAGATACATTTGTGAATATTGGCTTGGGAATACTTTTGACAGGCTTGGTGTTGTTGCTGTTTTTGCATGATTGGCGTTCCACCTTCATCGTGGCTCTTTCCATGCCCATTGCCATCATTTCCACCTTCGTGTTCCTGCAGGTTGCTGGCTATAGCTTTAACCTGCTCACTTTGATCGGGATTTCGGTTTCAGTTGGAATTCTGGTAACAAACTCAGTGGTTGTGATAGAAAACATCTTCCGTCATAAATCTCTGGGTTTGAACAATCGGGATGCTGCAGCGAAAGGCGCGTCCGAGATCGCCGTGGCTGTTTTGGCAAGCACACTCACAAACGTTGTCGTGTTTTTGCCAATCGCATCCATGAGCAGCTTGGCAGGCCAGTTTTTCCGCGAATTCGCGCTCACAGTCACCTTTGCCACCATGATGTCTTTGTTGACGGCTTTCACAGTCACACCCATGCTGGCTGCCCGCATTTTGCCGGAGAAGCCCAAGCCAAACCGCTTCGGTGAGAAGTTCGACAATATCTTCAATAAATTCGCCACCTGGTACAGAAAGTTTCTGGGCGGCGTGCTCAGCAGTAAAAAACGCAGCCGTACCATCATTTTTGTCACCCTGGGCATCCTGGTTGCCAGCCTGGCCCTCATCCCGGTGGTGGGTTTGGAGTTCATTCCGGAAATGGACCAGGGTGAAATGTCCATCACAGTGGAACTTCCGCAGGGTTATAACATCGAGCAGACAGCCCAAACTCTCACCGAGATCCACAAACGCCTGGAAAAACACAAGGAGATCGACCATGTGATTACAAACCTGGGATCCTCAGGCACGATGAGCACCGGTACAAACCTGGCTTCCAGCACCATCAAGCTGGTGGACACAAAACACCGCAAGCTCAATTCCAGACAGGTGGCAGACTTGGTGACCCGCGATCTGGCAGATATCCCGAACGCGCTGATTAAGGTTAGCGCGGTCAGCTCCGGTTTTGGAGAAGCCACCGGCTTGGAATTCTATCTGCAGGGACAGGATAATGCCCGCCTGGAGCAGCTGAAACACAAGGTGACCGCACTGATTAAAGACACGCCCGGCCTCATCAATCTGGATACCAGCACCCGGGGTGGCAGGGCTGATATCACCATCAGACCAAAACGCGCTGAAATGGCTGCGGTGAATGCCACCACCTATGAACTGGCGCTCGCTGTGCGCGGAGCCATCGAAGGCTTGGTTTCCACGCAATATCATGAAGGCGACAATCAATATGACATCAAGCTTTCATTGGAAGATGAATCCGTGGATTCTCCTGAAAAGCTTGAAAACCTGAGCGTTACCATCAACTGGCAGCCTTATCCGCTCTCCCAGCTTGCCGATATTACTTTCGAAGAAGGCACAAACATCATCACCCATCGCGACCGTCATAAAACGGTGGTTTTCACAGCTGACGTGGCAGAAGGCGCGCGCATGGGCGACGTGATGAAGAGTGTAAATAAACGCCTGGACGGATTGGAATTGCCCAAGGGTTATGGCATCATCTGGGGCGGAAACGCCGAAATGATGACCGACATGATTTCCGAAATGATAAAAACCTTGATTTTGGCGGTGTTGCTCACCTATATGCTGCTGGCGGCAATTTTGGAAAACTTGCTGCAGCCCTTGCTGATTCTGGGGACGGTGCCGCTGGCCATCATCGGGGTCATTTTGTCGCTCCTGATAACTGGACAGACCTTCAACCTGGTATCACTGATGAGCATTGTGATGCTGGTTGGAATTGTGGTGAACAACGCCATTTTGATGTTGGATCATGCAAACGGTCGCCGCAAGGAAGGAGCCGACATCCGGGAAGCCCTGATGGAAGCGGGTGAAGTGAAGCTTAAACCCATCATCATGAGCACCTTGGCCATCGCCATTGGCATGCTGCCCATGGCTTTGGGAATCGGTCCCGC
- a CDS encoding efflux RND transporter periplasmic adaptor subunit, producing MKKTAIITIICLGLLLGACGKKGQQGKSMEQIQKEEGIPVRVVTVTEDSISEELTYNAVLGGSSDSYGISMLADVVAGVHAKVGDRVSAGQVIVSFPRTTPSAQFEQASTGFNAARQAYERMKKLHEEGAISQQDLDNVETQYKLAKANMESSRKLINVTAPLSGVLTSVAVAPGEMSNPGQILFQVSAPAGYKAKFNVPDKVARNLRVGTPATATVGDLSLEGRVSKVSLALDPQTQGVPVEVSFPAGGQRVSYGVTARVKLQTQSRTGVIVVNREQIVLENGKKFVWVVEKGHAIKREIETGMDNQVRFEVISGLEPGDILITEGISLLSDNDLIKVIE from the coding sequence ATGAAAAAAACAGCCATTATCACCATAATCTGCCTGGGTTTGCTCCTGGGCGCCTGCGGCAAAAAAGGCCAGCAGGGTAAAAGCATGGAACAAATTCAAAAAGAAGAGGGAATCCCGGTGCGCGTAGTCACCGTGACCGAAGACAGTATCAGTGAAGAGTTGACCTACAATGCGGTCCTGGGTGGCAGTTCCGATTCCTACGGCATATCCATGCTGGCAGATGTTGTGGCAGGGGTGCATGCCAAGGTGGGGGACAGAGTCTCCGCCGGACAGGTGATTGTATCCTTTCCCAGAACCACGCCCTCCGCGCAATTCGAACAGGCATCCACAGGCTTCAATGCCGCCCGCCAGGCTTATGAAAGAATGAAAAAACTGCACGAAGAAGGCGCGATTTCGCAACAGGATTTGGACAATGTGGAAACCCAATACAAACTTGCCAAAGCAAATATGGAATCCAGCCGCAAATTGATTAATGTGACCGCGCCTCTTAGCGGAGTTTTAACCAGTGTGGCAGTCGCGCCAGGGGAGATGAGCAATCCCGGGCAAATCCTGTTCCAAGTTTCGGCACCCGCGGGCTACAAGGCAAAATTCAACGTTCCAGACAAAGTGGCGCGAAACCTCAGGGTTGGAACCCCTGCCACGGCAACGGTTGGTGATCTCAGCCTCGAAGGCAGGGTCAGCAAGGTTTCCCTGGCTTTGGACCCTCAAACGCAGGGTGTGCCAGTTGAAGTCAGTTTTCCCGCCGGAGGTCAGCGCGTGAGCTATGGTGTCACAGCCCGGGTTAAGTTGCAAACCCAATCCCGGACTGGTGTCATTGTTGTCAATCGTGAACAAATCGTGCTCGAAAACGGCAAGAAATTTGTTTGGGTGGTTGAAAAAGGCCATGCCATCAAACGTGAAATCGAAACGGGAATGGACAACCAAGTTCGCTTTGAAGTAATTTCCGGTTTGGAGCCTGGAGATATTCTCATCACGGAAGGGATCAGCCTGCTTTCGGATAACGACCTCATCAAAGTGATAGAATAA
- a CDS encoding ABC transporter permease: MEKNRGKLWLALRYLKGQGRGLIHRSHWLTIAGITLGVTALICVGGVMNGLRADIRSRVTNTLSEIRVTARDGEAVSEYESLVDSLSVLGYKAAPVIRNELVIKKGDQIFSTQCFGIDPERHSQISAALGPRNVTPDGNVLGILSGGIMDPFFEEGGIALGTSLATSMGVKLGDEIQLLSPVFDVPTAFGLLPRVRTMHVAATFSTAMPEYDYSFSFISLETASFFKNYDEQVDYIEVKTPDATAPEPHTKRIKNIFKDWQVDDWGAYDASLYSAIRFEKYLMFVIMLFMYVIASFNLTGSMLKTIAQKRRELGLLKAFGYRDGDLSDLFLQQALILSSLGIILGLVISTILLLIQKHFGLLSMGMGESGPLPLPVVFSWKDYLSVVLASFAITFVSVLLPLRRLHRINPIELIRQTT; the protein is encoded by the coding sequence ATGGAAAAAAATAGAGGAAAACTATGGCTGGCGCTTCGCTATCTGAAGGGCCAAGGCCGAGGTTTAATCCATCGTTCTCACTGGCTCACCATTGCCGGGATTACGCTTGGTGTCACGGCTTTGATCTGCGTTGGCGGTGTGATGAATGGTCTGCGTGCCGATATTCGCAGCCGGGTAACCAACACGCTCAGCGAAATCAGGGTCACAGCCAGGGATGGCGAGGCTGTGTCCGAATATGAAAGCCTCGTGGATAGTTTGAGTGTTTTGGGCTACAAGGCGGCGCCAGTGATTCGAAATGAACTGGTGATAAAAAAAGGCGATCAGATTTTTTCCACCCAATGTTTTGGCATCGACCCTGAACGCCATTCCCAGATTAGTGCGGCACTTGGACCCAGAAATGTCACCCCGGATGGCAACGTTTTGGGCATTTTGAGCGGTGGAATTATGGACCCGTTTTTCGAGGAAGGTGGCATCGCACTGGGAACTTCACTTGCCACAAGCATGGGTGTCAAACTCGGCGACGAGATTCAGCTTCTATCCCCAGTTTTCGATGTTCCCACGGCTTTTGGGCTGTTGCCCCGGGTTCGAACCATGCATGTGGCAGCCACCTTCAGCACCGCCATGCCAGAATATGACTATTCTTTCAGTTTTATATCCCTGGAGACCGCAAGCTTTTTCAAAAACTATGACGAACAAGTCGATTATATTGAAGTAAAAACCCCTGATGCCACTGCGCCGGAACCACACACAAAACGCATCAAAAATATCTTTAAAGACTGGCAGGTGGATGATTGGGGCGCTTACGATGCCAGTCTCTACAGCGCCATTCGCTTCGAAAAATACCTCATGTTTGTCATCATGCTTTTTATGTATGTGATTGCCAGCTTCAATCTTACTGGTTCGATGTTGAAAACCATTGCCCAGAAAAGACGTGAACTGGGACTGTTGAAGGCTTTCGGTTATCGGGATGGCGATCTCAGTGATCTTTTTTTGCAGCAAGCCTTGATTCTTTCCAGCCTGGGTATTATCTTGGGACTGGTTATTTCCACCATTTTGCTGCTCATACAGAAACATTTTGGACTGCTTTCGATGGGTATGGGCGAGAGTGGACCCCTGCCCCTGCCTGTTGTTTTCAGTTGGAAGGATTATCTTAGCGTGGTGTTGGCTTCTTTTGCCATCACCTTTGTCAGCGTGTTGCTGCCTCTGCGCAGGCTGCACCGGATCAACCCCATCGAGCTGATCCGTCAAACCACATAA
- a CDS encoding replication-associated recombination protein A: protein MKDEQTDFLNSGENGERDAPLAERLRPKSLDELRGQEKLVAQNSLLRQMVETGEYHSFILWGPPGTGKTTIARVIERLSGHRFVQFSAVLSGIGDVRAVMKDAEYVHRRNNERTIIFIDEIHRFNKSQQDAFLPFVESGAVILIGATTENPSFEVIPALLSRCHVFVLEMLSEKDLQEILAKGMSELGLEEDDEVLGWLAQQSGGDARRALNQLELLEPWLRENPHPQVKELAAVLEKKTLFYDKNREEHYNLISALHKSLRGSDPQAGLYWLARMLEAGEDPRYIVRRLIRFASEDIGLADPNALLQAAAAKEALTFLGMPEANTALAQLVVYLATAPKSNALYKAYGLAAEDAHKTSHFGVPLHIRNAPTKLMEELDYGKGYEYDHDHEHGYAYQKYFPEQMEEKSYYVPGEFGFEKEIAKRIQWWLKLRREKEG, encoded by the coding sequence GTGAAAGACGAGCAAACCGATTTTCTTAACTCCGGCGAAAACGGAGAGCGCGACGCTCCTCTGGCTGAACGCTTGCGTCCCAAAAGTTTGGACGAACTGCGTGGGCAGGAGAAGCTGGTGGCTCAAAATTCTCTCCTGCGCCAAATGGTGGAAACCGGAGAATATCATTCTTTCATACTTTGGGGGCCACCCGGAACAGGAAAAACCACCATTGCCCGTGTGATTGAACGCCTTTCAGGGCATCGATTTGTGCAATTCAGCGCGGTGCTTTCCGGAATTGGCGATGTGCGCGCTGTGATGAAGGATGCCGAATATGTTCATCGCCGCAACAACGAGCGCACCATCATCTTCATCGACGAAATCCATCGCTTCAACAAATCCCAACAGGACGCGTTTTTACCCTTTGTGGAGAGCGGCGCCGTTATTCTTATCGGTGCCACCACGGAAAACCCTTCTTTTGAAGTAATCCCCGCTCTGCTCTCACGCTGTCACGTTTTTGTGTTGGAAATGCTTTCCGAGAAAGACCTCCAGGAAATATTGGCTAAAGGTATGAGCGAATTAGGTTTGGAGGAAGACGACGAGGTTTTGGGCTGGCTTGCCCAGCAAAGTGGTGGTGACGCTCGCCGCGCTCTGAACCAGCTCGAGCTGCTGGAACCTTGGTTGAGGGAGAATCCACATCCCCAAGTTAAGGAATTGGCAGCGGTTTTGGAAAAGAAAACTTTATTCTACGACAAAAACCGCGAAGAGCATTACAACCTGATCTCGGCACTCCATAAATCGCTGCGTGGTTCCGACCCTCAAGCGGGTTTATATTGGCTGGCACGAATGTTGGAAGCGGGTGAAGACCCACGCTACATCGTGCGCCGGCTCATCCGTTTCGCCTCTGAAGACATCGGTTTGGCAGATCCCAACGCGCTTCTTCAAGCTGCCGCCGCCAAAGAAGCGCTCACATTTTTGGGCATGCCGGAGGCCAACACCGCTTTGGCACAATTGGTTGTTTATCTTGCCACCGCCCCCAAAAGCAACGCGCTTTACAAGGCTTACGGTCTTGCCGCGGAAGATGCCCACAAAACCAGCCATTTTGGCGTGCCTCTGCACATTCGTAACGCGCCCACAAAGCTGATGGAAGAACTGGATTATGGCAAAGGCTATGAATATGACCACGACCACGAACATGGCTATGCCTACCAGAAATATTTTCCGGAGCAGATGGAAGAGAAAAGCTATTATGTGCCCGGGGAATTCGGTTTTGAAAAGGAAATCGCCAAGCGCATCCAGTGGTGGTTGAAATTGCGCCGCGAAAAAGAGGGTTAA
- a CDS encoding TolC family protein, with amino-acid sequence MKRIFFALITLIWALGLSAIGLQESVTIALDQNSSLLMAREEVAIADQSRAQVQGGLYPQLTLQGKYSLARTHLPKAVQLPPVNIGGYLNPETSTDNDYLLAAAISGIANNLIPSSPMDEGSLAASLQLDQVLFAGGRLANGMKATERYREITRLNLQMKEQDVVLQTEKLFYSCLLTEKVIAVQEEALGLARRHLVRVEAFYREGMVSEFDLLRARLEVAKLEPQLLEAQGNYDLALAAFRTHLGRADEDLTPEGEFEMPQTLQISLDEALTLGTQNRAELAMASMASEVKELQWKVEKGALMPSVGLQASAALYTKAEEFAIHKDDFGTNFSIGLGFSIPIFDGMQSLAKVRAAKHDYMLSRLQQQDFESLIRLQITQDYKKLNNALQNHNVQEKNIEIAERGLELARVRYESQTGIQLEVFDAQTTLSAIKMQYYHSIYEVISATRELQRSLGLTLYNGDRS; translated from the coding sequence ATGAAACGTATCTTTTTTGCACTTATAACGCTTATCTGGGCGCTTGGCCTGTCTGCCATCGGACTCCAGGAAAGTGTTACTATTGCCCTGGACCAAAACAGCTCTCTGTTGATGGCGCGCGAGGAAGTGGCAATCGCAGATCAAAGCCGTGCCCAGGTTCAGGGCGGCTTGTATCCCCAGCTCACACTGCAGGGAAAATATAGCCTGGCTCGCACACATCTGCCAAAAGCCGTGCAACTGCCTCCGGTGAATATTGGCGGCTACCTGAACCCTGAAACCTCCACTGACAACGACTATTTGTTGGCTGCCGCAATTTCGGGCATTGCGAACAATTTGATCCCAAGTTCTCCGATGGACGAAGGTTCACTTGCGGCATCGCTGCAATTGGATCAGGTGCTTTTTGCGGGCGGAAGGCTCGCCAATGGGATGAAAGCCACCGAGCGCTACCGTGAAATCACACGCCTGAACCTGCAAATGAAGGAACAGGATGTGGTGCTTCAAACCGAAAAGCTCTTCTATTCCTGTCTGTTGACGGAAAAGGTGATCGCTGTGCAAGAGGAGGCCTTGGGTCTCGCGCGGCGACATTTGGTTCGAGTGGAAGCCTTTTATCGTGAAGGAATGGTGTCTGAATTCGACCTTTTGCGCGCGCGTTTGGAAGTTGCCAAGCTGGAACCTCAGCTTTTGGAAGCGCAAGGTAATTATGATTTGGCTTTGGCTGCTTTTCGCACTCATCTGGGTCGAGCGGATGAAGATTTGACCCCCGAAGGTGAATTCGAAATGCCTCAGACTCTACAAATCAGCTTGGACGAAGCTTTGACTTTGGGAACGCAAAACAGAGCGGAGCTTGCCATGGCTTCCATGGCTTCTGAGGTGAAAGAACTGCAGTGGAAGGTGGAAAAAGGCGCCCTGATGCCAAGCGTGGGTCTTCAAGCCAGCGCGGCACTCTATACGAAAGCGGAAGAATTTGCCATCCATAAGGACGATTTTGGCACCAACTTCAGCATTGGCCTGGGATTTTCCATTCCCATTTTCGACGGAATGCAAAGCTTGGCAAAAGTTCGGGCAGCAAAACACGACTATATGCTTTCGCGGCTGCAGCAACAGGATTTTGAATCTCTGATCCGGCTGCAGATCACTCAGGATTATAAAAAATTGAATAACGCCCTTCAAAACCACAACGTACAAGAGAAAAATATCGAAATCGCGGAGCGAGGCTTGGAATTGGCTCGCGTCCGCTATGAAAGTCAGACGGGAATACAGTTGGAGGTGTTCGACGCTCAAACCACCCTGTCTGCCATTAAAATGCAATATTACCACTCGATCTATGAAGTGATTTCCGCCACTCGCGAACTTCAAAGATCGCTGGGGCTCACTCTATACAACGGAGACAGATCATGA
- the mgtE gene encoding magnesium transporter — protein sequence MHKQLTGKELIEFLETTSPAALKEALEYIHPADILDALEDYEGDPFHLLVRIPTDILAGILEEAEEEDKGELLGLFPTDQKKDIISEMASDEIADMMEHIDDDEVDELISILDDEKAQEIKQLMSYDSETAGGIMATEFVPVNAQMTVKDTLEYLQKNGEDAETINYLYMLDPDDRLKGVVSLRDIVMSEFNVPLTELVNPNVVSVPTDMDQEDVAQLFRKYGFSAIPVVDAERKMLGIITADDVLDVVVDESTEDFERMSALSHSETEYLDSTVGSLARKRIFWLLFLMISATFTGIVIQRYESALAMDGMLILVAFIPMLMDTGGNAGSQSATLVIRGMALGEITIKDFFEVLFKEIRVSLLVGLGLSVVNLVRIWIFHHDLMLGLSVSIAMFFTVMIANIVGGTLPLIARKFKLDPAIMAAPVITTIVDVLALVVYFSVAMKLYAPR from the coding sequence ATGCATAAGCAACTGACTGGAAAAGAATTGATTGAGTTTTTGGAAACCACCAGCCCAGCCGCCTTGAAAGAGGCACTGGAATACATCCATCCCGCTGATATTTTGGATGCCCTGGAAGATTATGAGGGCGATCCCTTCCACCTCCTGGTTCGAATTCCCACCGATATTTTGGCGGGTATCCTGGAGGAAGCCGAGGAAGAAGATAAGGGTGAATTGCTGGGTCTTTTCCCCACCGATCAGAAAAAAGACATCATCTCGGAAATGGCTTCAGACGAAATTGCCGATATGATGGAACACATCGACGACGATGAAGTTGACGAGCTGATCTCCATTTTGGATGACGAAAAAGCGCAGGAAATCAAACAGTTGATGAGCTATGATTCCGAAACCGCCGGTGGAATCATGGCCACGGAATTCGTCCCCGTGAATGCCCAAATGACGGTGAAAGATACATTGGAATACCTGCAAAAGAACGGTGAGGATGCCGAAACCATCAACTACCTCTATATGCTGGATCCAGACGACAGGCTGAAAGGCGTTGTTTCCCTGCGTGATATCGTGATGAGTGAATTCAACGTGCCGCTGACTGAGCTGGTGAATCCAAATGTGGTGAGCGTTCCCACCGATATGGACCAGGAAGATGTTGCCCAGCTTTTCCGCAAATACGGGTTTTCAGCCATTCCTGTGGTTGATGCAGAGCGTAAAATGCTGGGAATAATCACCGCGGACGACGTTTTGGATGTGGTGGTGGATGAAAGCACGGAAGACTTTGAGCGCATGAGCGCGCTTTCCCACAGTGAAACGGAATACTTGGACAGCACGGTGGGCAGCCTGGCACGCAAGCGCATATTTTGGCTGCTGTTTTTGATGATTTCCGCCACTTTCACAGGTATTGTTATCCAGCGCTATGAAAGTGCATTGGCGATGGATGGTATGCTTATCCTGGTGGCGTTCATACCAATGTTGATGGATACTGGCGGAAACGCCGGCTCGCAATCCGCCACCCTGGTGATTCGCGGTATGGCGCTGGGCGAAATCACCATCAAGGATTTTTTCGAGGTGCTGTTCAAAGAAATACGGGTGAGTTTACTGGTCGGACTGGGGCTTTCGGTTGTGAATCTGGTGCGGATTTGGATTTTTCATCATGATCTGATGTTGGGACTCTCGGTTTCGATTGCCATGTTTTTCACAGTGATGATCGCAAATATCGTTGGCGGCACATTGCCTCTCATCGCGCGGAAATTCAAGCTGGACCCCGCCATCATGGCGGCTCCTGTCATCACTACGATTGTGGACGTTTTGGCTTTAGTCGTCTATTTCAGTGTGGCGATGAAACTTTACGCACCCAGGTAA
- a CDS encoding TetR/AcrR family transcriptional regulator yields the protein MNSAKDKRKERILEVSIEHFTRWGYNKTSMEEVARGARIAKATIYYYFPSKEQLFIAAIRTKAEELFIKLEEEISSANNFEDKFSSFLRLPMIYIFENMPILIEAMHQNPFDGFESLDQIRNEYRDRMGMLLSGIIVSGKKEGLVNDWVNPQQFSLMFHEWFMLGDNWIDLDDKDKIIRRIERDHDLIVRLMLFGIIKPARKESLFNENKKEE from the coding sequence ATGAACTCTGCTAAAGACAAGAGAAAAGAACGTATATTGGAAGTTTCCATAGAGCATTTCACGCGCTGGGGCTACAATAAAACCTCGATGGAAGAGGTGGCCCGGGGCGCGCGAATTGCCAAAGCGACCATATACTACTATTTTCCGAGTAAAGAGCAGCTTTTCATAGCTGCAATACGTACAAAAGCGGAGGAGCTTTTTATAAAGTTGGAAGAAGAAATTAGCTCAGCAAACAATTTTGAAGACAAGTTTTCCAGCTTTCTACGTTTGCCAATGATCTATATATTTGAAAATATGCCCATCCTGATCGAGGCGATGCATCAGAACCCATTCGACGGCTTTGAGAGCCTGGATCAAATTCGCAACGAATACCGCGACCGCATGGGCATGCTTTTATCTGGGATCATCGTGAGCGGGAAAAAGGAAGGTTTGGTGAACGATTGGGTGAATCCACAGCAATTCAGCTTGATGTTCCACGAATGGTTTATGTTGGGGGACAACTGGATTGACCTTGACGACAAAGACAAGATCATCCGTCGCATCGAACGCGACCATGATCTCATTGTGAGGCTGATGCTATTTGGAATCATCAAGCCAGCCCGCAAGGAATCTCTATTTAATGAAAACAAAAAAGAGGAATAG